Part of the Thermodesulfobacteriota bacterium genome, ATTCGTCATATATTGTAACCCCCACTATATTCTCTCCAGCGCCAAGACCAAATATGACTTGGGTGAGGTTGGGAGAAATAGAAACAATTCGCTGAGGAACTTCTTTGGAATAGCTGTTTGCAGCTATGATGAAAAAAACAAATATAATGATGAGTAATCTTCTATGCATATTTACGACCTTTTTTATCCTGAGAAAAGCTCAAGTTTCATATAGTTTCTAAGGTTGATAATAGAGTTCGGCGGTGGGCTGTAATTTCTAATAATCTCGGGGTGAATTGCGTGAGCAAGTATTTCCAGACCATCTACAATACGCGGTCCGGGGCGATTGAAGTAATAATTCGCGTCAACTAAATAAATCTCCCCTCTGTTTGTTGCAGGAAGTGAAAACCATTCCTCTCTTGAGGTCACAGCGCCTAGCTCATTTAATGTTTTTTCAATATCAAAACCACACGGCATAAGAAACAGCATTTGCGGTGCAAATTCTACTATTTCGTCCCATTTAACTATGAAGGAGGGCTCTCCTGCTTTGCCGATTCCATCATGGCCCCCTGCGATTTCTACCATCTCTGGTATCCAGTGTCCTCCAACATAAGGGGGATCAAGCCACTCCATACAGAATACACGAGGCCTATCTCTTTCGTTCTCAAGAGCGTAGCGTATCTTTTCGACCCTCTCTTCTAATTTTTCTCTGATTTCAAGGGCCCTTTGCGCGGTTCCCGTTGCCTCGCCAATAGTAACTATTGTATCGAAGATTTCAGATAACGACGTTGGCTCTAGTGCTATTATCTCAGGCTTATGTCCAAGCACTTCGACAGCTTCTGATACCTGGTTTGCAGACACCGCACAGACTTCACACAATTTTTGAGTTAAGATGATATCAGGATTAGCTACCTTAAGAGCTTCTCTGTCCACAAGATATGTACTTTTACCCTCTAAGGCATTTTTTCTAACAAATTCGTCAATTTTTTTACTAGAGAGTTTTTTATGATCAATAAAACCCATTATAACGGCATCTTTCTCTCTTACATCCGGCGGGTAATTACACTCATGTGTAACGCCGTAAAGACTATCACCCAAACCAAGCTCATATACTATTTCCGTTGTGCTTGGTAGAAATGAACAAATGCGCATTTTTACGCCCCCATCATTTACTTAATGTAGGGAAGATGCAAGATGGATTTTCTTGCCTCTTCCCTCATAAATATCATTACCGGATTCGTTATTTATGCAAATCCTTACTGTG contains:
- a CDS encoding cobalamin-binding protein is translated as MRICSFLPSTTEIVYELGLGDSLYGVTHECNYPPDVREKDAVIMGFIDHKKLSSKKIDEFVRKNALEGKSTYLVDREALKVANPDIILTQKLCEVCAVSANQVSEAVEVLGHKPEIIALEPTSLSEIFDTIVTIGEATGTAQRALEIREKLEERVEKIRYALENERDRPRVFCMEWLDPPYVGGHWIPEMVEIAGGHDGIGKAGEPSFIVKWDEIVEFAPQMLFLMPCGFDIEKTLNELGAVTSREEWFSLPATNRGEIYLVDANYYFNRPGPRIVDGLEILAHAIHPEIIRNYSPPPNSIINLRNYMKLELFSG